A portion of the Lolium rigidum isolate FL_2022 chromosome 1, APGP_CSIRO_Lrig_0.1, whole genome shotgun sequence genome contains these proteins:
- the LOC124674758 gene encoding uncharacterized protein LOC124674758 → MTSWADQWDTGADPSPRRGSGSSGDGKKQGGDRVEKTKAAAATGLKKVKAGTAQGFQWIKDKYHRKKNAGGGSQIAAGY, encoded by the coding sequence ATGACGTCGTGGGCGGACCAGTGGGACACCGGCGCCGACCCCAGCCCTCGtcgcggcagcggcagcagcggcgatgGGAAGAAGCAGGGTGGCGACCGCGTCGAGAAGACCAAGGCGGCTGCGGCGACCGGACTGAAGAAGGTTAAGGCGGGCACTGCGCAGGGCTTCCAGTGGATCAAGGACAAGTACCACCGGAAGAAgaacgccggcggcggctcccAGATAGCGGCTGGGTACTGA
- the LOC124674766 gene encoding uncharacterized protein LOC124674766 produces MTSWADQWDTGADPSPRRGSGSSGDGKKQGGDRVEKTKAAAATGLKKVKAGTAQGFQWIKDKYHQKKNAGKSSKQQGGGSQIAAGY; encoded by the coding sequence ATGACGTCCTGGGCGGACCAGTGGGACACCGGCGCCGACCCCAGCCCCCGacgcggcagcggcagcagcggcgacgGGAAGAAGCAGGGTGGCGACCGCGTCGAGAAGACCAAGGCGGCCGCGGCGACCGGGCTCAAGAAGGTCAAGGCGGGCACCGCGCAGGGCTTCCAGTGGATCAAGGACAAGTACCACCAGAAGAAGAACGCCGGCAAGAGCAGCAAGcagcagggcggcggctcccagaTAGCGGCCGGGTACTGA